One window of Epinephelus fuscoguttatus linkage group LG9, E.fuscoguttatus.final_Chr_v1 genomic DNA carries:
- the ehd1a gene encoding EH domain-containing protein 1a: MFRKNLKKDPELFQNVSEGLRRLYRTKLFPLEDTYRFHDFHSPALEDADFDNKPMVLLVGQYSTGKTTFIRHLMEQDFPGMRIGPEPTTDSFIAVMHGEQEGQIPGNALVVDPKKPFRKLNAFGNAFLNRFMCAQMPNPVLESISIIDTPGILSGEKQRISRGYDFAAVLEWFAERVDRIILLFDAHKLDISDEFSEVIRALKNHEDKMRVVLNKADQISTQQLMRVYGALMWSLGKIINTPEVVRVYIGSFWAQPLLVPDNRKLFEAEEQDLFLDIQSLPRNAALRKLNDLIKRARLAKVQAYIISSLKKEMPSMFGKDSKKKELIANLGEIYHRIEKEQQISPGDFPNMARMQEQLNGQDFSKFASLKPKLLEAVEDMLANDIARLMAMVRQEEAAMPSQSVKGGAFEGTMSGPFGHGYGEGASEGIDELEWVVGRDKPTYDEIFYTLSPIHGKVSGAAAKKEMLKSKLPNTVLGKIWKLADVDKDGLLDEEEFALANHLIKVKLEGHELPSALPDHLVPPSKRGTIMEA; encoded by the exons ATGTTCAGGAAAAACTTGAAGAAGGATCCCGAGCTGTTTCAGAACGTGTCGGAGGGTCTGCGGCGGCTTTACCGGACCAAACTGTTCCCGCTGGAGGACACGTATCGATTCCACGACTTCCACTCCCCTGCACTCGAAGATGCCGACTTCGACAACAAGCCCATGGTGCTCCTGGTGGGTCAGTACTCCACCGGGAAGACCACCTTCATCCGGCACCTCATGGAGCAGGACTTCCCCGGTATGCGGATTGGCCCCGAGCCCACTACGGACTCTTTCATCGCGGTGATGCACGGCGAGCAGGAGGGGCAGATACCGGGTAACGCTCTGGTTGTCGACCCCAAGAAGCCCTTCCGCAAACTCAACGCTTTTGGCAACGCGTTTCTTAACAG GTTCATGTGTGCCCAGATGCCTAACCCCGTCCTGGAGAGCATCAGTATCATCGATACTCCTGGAATCCTGTCCGGAGAGAAACAGAGGATAAGCAGAG GTTATGACTTTGCTGCCGTGCTGGAGTGGTTTGCAGAGCGCGTGGACCGCATTATCCTCCTGTTCGACGCCCACAAGCTGGACATCTCCGACGAGTTCTCAGAGGTGATCCGAGCTCTGAAGAACCACGAGGACAAAATGCGCGTGGTGCTGAACAAGGCGGACCAGATCAGCACCCAGCAGCTGATGAGGGTCTACGGAGCGCTGATGTGGTCTTTGGGAAAAATCATTAACACACCTGAG GTGGTACGCGTGTACATTGGGTCGTTCTGGGCCCAGCCCCTATTGGTGCCAGACAACAGGAAGTTGTTCGAGGCCGAGGAGCAGGACCTGTTCTTAGACATCCAGTCGTTGCCACGTAACGCAGCTTTACGCAAACTCAATGACCTCATCAAACGAGCACGCCTTGCCAAG GTGCAGGCCTACATCATCAGCTCTCTAAAGAAGGAAATGCCGAGTATGTTTGGAAAGGATTCCAAGAAGAAGGAGCTGATAGCCAACCTGGGAGAGATCTATCACAGGATCGAGAAGGAGCAACAGATCTCTCCTGGTGACTTCCCCAACATGGCCAGGATGCAG GAGCAGCTGAACGGTCAGGACTTCTCTAAGTTCGCATCGCTGAAGCCCAAGCTGCTGGAGGCTGTGGAGGACATGCTCGCCAACGACATCGCCCGCCTCATGGCCATGGTGCGCCAGGAAGAGGCCGCCATGCCCAGCCAGTCTGTCAAGGGCGGAGCCTTTGAGGGAACCATGAGTGGCCCCTTCGGTCACGGCTACGGAGAGGGCGCCAGCGAAGGCATCGACGAGCTCGAGTGGGTGGTGGGTCGCGACAAGCCTACATATGATGAGATCTTCTACACCCTCTCTCCCATCCACGGCAAAGTGTCCGGCGCCGCGGCCAAGAAGGAGATGCTTAAGTCCAAGCTGCCCAACACGGTCCTGGGAAAGATCTGGAAGCTAGCAGACGTGGATAAAGACGGCCTCCTCGACGAGGAGGAGTTCGCCCTGGCCAACCACCTCATCAAGGTGAAGCTGGAGGGCCACGAGCTGCCGTCAGCGCTGCCTGATCACCTTGTGCCCCCGTCAAAACGTGGGACAATCATGGAGGCctaa
- the map1lc3cl gene encoding microtubule-associated proteins 1A/1B light chain 3C yields the protein MAPYEKSMEMMPFKQRKCLETRKDEVCSIRTKFPNKLPVIVERYIREKTLPLLDKTKFLVPFELTLGQFLCLLRNKIALESTQALFLLVAEKSMSCMSSSMGEVYSRHRDTDGFLYITYASQEMFGAPRPAARPPC from the exons ATGGCTCCTTATGAGAAATCAATGGAAATGATGCCCTTTAAGCAAAGGAAATGCCTCG AAACAAGAAAAGATGAAGTGTGCAGCATTCGGACTAAATTCCCCAACAAACTGCCG gTGATTGTTGAGCGTTACATCCGTGAAAAGACTCTCCCCctgttggacaaaacaaagttCCTGGTTCCCTTCGAGCTCACCTTGGGTCAGTTCCTCTGCCTGCTCAG gAATAAGATTGCCTTGGAGTCCACTCAGGCTCTGTTCCTCCTGGTGGCAGAGAAGAGCATGTCCTGCATGTCCTCCAGCATGGGGGAGGTTTACTCCCGCCACAGAGACACCGACGGCTTCCTCTACATCACCTACGCCTCCCAGGAGATGTTCGGAGCACCTCGACCAGCAGCCAGGCCGCCCTGCTGA
- the ubxn1 gene encoding UBX domain-containing protein 1 produces MAELTTLESLLEMGFDRNRAEKAVANTGNQGIEQAMDWLMEHENDPDIDEPYVPPVGNVLGGEADSQSTTEQPSLADTAEGTAGGDLEGDQSAKRPMTEEEKLEQVKRLEELMRVKQAERRERERAEELEREKQRRKQGQELQQIRQKMQDDDMKKLADQRRREKMEDKLARQRVKEKIARDREERAQKFGGGGPPSTTAPAEPSPSSPTSHGPPPTKKEYDESRIQVRLLDGSTIMAVFKAQEPLAAVRVYVQVNGNTPEGQDFTLLSPYPRHVYTELDMEKPLKELGLVPSAVLVVTKK; encoded by the exons ATGGCAGAGCTAACAACACTAGAGAGCCTGCTGGAGATGGGCTTTGACAGAAACAGAGC GGAAAAGGCTGTGGCCAACACAGGAAACCAGGGGATAGAGCAAGCCATGGACTG GTTAATGGAACATGAGAACGACCCAGACATTGATGAGCCCTATGTGCCTCCTGTGGGGAACGTCCTGGGAGGAGAAGCAGACAGCCAGTCGACTACAGAGCAGCCGTCGCTTGCAGACACAGCTGAAG GGACAGCAGGTGGAGACTTGGAGGGTGACCAGAGTGCAAAGAGGCCGATgacggaggaggagaaactaGAGCAAGTTAAAAG GCTAGAGGAGCTGATGCGGGTGAAGCAGGCGGAGAGACGAGAGCGAGAGCGGGCAGAGGAGTTGGAGAGGGAGAAGCAGCGGAGGAAACAGGGCCAAGAGCTGCAGCAGATTCGCCAGAAGATGCAGGATGATGACATGAAAAAACTTGCTGATCAGCGCAGGAGAGAGAAGATGGAGGACAAACTGGCAAG GCAAAGGGTTAAAGAGAAGATTGCacgagacagagaggagagagcacaaAAG TTTGGAGGCGGTGGACCCCCCAGCACGACTGCACCTGCCGAGCCCAGCCCCTCGTCACCCACTAGTCACGGCCCTCCACCCACTAAGAAGGAGTATGATGAGTCCAGGATACAG GTACGTTTGTTGGACGGCTCGACCATCATGGCAGTCTTCAAGGCCCAGGAGCCGCTGGCGGCAGTGCGCGTCTACGTGCAGGTGAACGGCAACACACCTGAGGGTCAGGACTTCACGCTGCTGTCGCCCTACCCCCGTCACGTCTACACTGAACTGGACATGGAGAAGCCCCTTAAAGAACTGG